One segment of Chelmon rostratus isolate fCheRos1 chromosome 17, fCheRos1.pri, whole genome shotgun sequence DNA contains the following:
- the tmem220 gene encoding transmembrane protein 220 isoform X1 — translation MGGVRKEKNTKSWLSQIWQVCNVFMSLFFALATYVQINDPDAGLWMVGYGVPAVLCAFIGLNPHVTETLPWRRVADLHVMISGAVVAMLGWRLNKERITEIFHQEEGREFSGLMLTVAWLLLCRHSGRAPVGMLRVSTAAAITVFPFVAWLYYYINEELRLNWPSHCKTAI, via the exons ATGGGGGGAGTTCGTAAAGAGAAGAACACAAAGTCATGGCTATCTCAGATTTGGCAAGTTTGcaatgttttcatgtctttattctTCGCTCTTGCAACTTATGTTCAG ATCAATGATCCAGACGCAGGGTTGTGGATG GTGGGTTATGGAGTTCCTGCAGtcctgtgtgcttttattgGCTTGAACCCTCATGTGACAG AGACTTTGCCCTGGAGGCGTGTGGCTGATCTCCATGTGATGATCTCCGGCGCTGTGGTTGCCATGCTGGGATGGAGACTTAATAAAGAGCGAATCACAGAGATCTTCCACCAGGAGGAGGGCAG AGAATTTTCTGGTCTCATGTTGACGGTTGCTTGGCTTCTCCTGTGTCGCCACTCTGGAAG GGCTCCAGTTGGGATGCTCAGAGTCTCAACAGCTGCTGCCATCACAGTCTTCCCCTTTGTGGCCTGGCTTTACTACTATATTAATGAGGAGCTGAGATTGAACTGGCCTTCGCATTGTAAAACTGCTATTTAG
- the tmem220 gene encoding transmembrane protein 220 isoform X2 has protein sequence MAISDLINDPDAGLWMVGYGVPAVLCAFIGLNPHVTETLPWRRVADLHVMISGAVVAMLGWRLNKERITEIFHQEEGREFSGLMLTVAWLLLCRHSGRAPVGMLRVSTAAAITVFPFVAWLYYYINEELRLNWPSHCKTAI, from the exons ATGGCTATCTCAGATTTG ATCAATGATCCAGACGCAGGGTTGTGGATG GTGGGTTATGGAGTTCCTGCAGtcctgtgtgcttttattgGCTTGAACCCTCATGTGACAG AGACTTTGCCCTGGAGGCGTGTGGCTGATCTCCATGTGATGATCTCCGGCGCTGTGGTTGCCATGCTGGGATGGAGACTTAATAAAGAGCGAATCACAGAGATCTTCCACCAGGAGGAGGGCAG AGAATTTTCTGGTCTCATGTTGACGGTTGCTTGGCTTCTCCTGTGTCGCCACTCTGGAAG GGCTCCAGTTGGGATGCTCAGAGTCTCAACAGCTGCTGCCATCACAGTCTTCCCCTTTGTGGCCTGGCTTTACTACTATATTAATGAGGAGCTGAGATTGAACTGGCCTTCGCATTGTAAAACTGCTATTTAG
- the LOC121620303 gene encoding protein SCO1 homolog, mitochondrial, which yields MALSALYRSQSCRLFYSNVKLLQKCTQTQAFRLAHTVLRRETGLKYTLSPQRVHCCLVNVSQRHTCRTTQWLCQHSRAFSSIPPPPRSRDKPKKSGPVTWKSLAITFAVGGSLLGLMKYLKKEKEELIEKERTKSIGRAALGGPFSLIDHNNKPSKSEDFLGQWVLIYFGFTHCPDICPDELEKMIEVVDEIDGIKSLPDLTPILITIDPERDTAEAMAAYVKEFSPKLIGLTGTTAQIEQVSRSYRVYYSQGPKDEDNDYIVDHTIIMYLVGPDGEFLEYFGQNKKSAEITNSIAAHMRRYKAAKKADGS from the exons ATGGCTCTGAGTGCTTTATACCGCAGCCAGAGCTGTCGGTTGTTTTACAGTAACGTTAAACTCTTACAGAAATGTACCCAGACTCAAGCTTTCAGACTCGCACACACTGTTCTGCGGAGAGAAACTGGACTGAAATACACACTGTCACCGCAGAGAGTTCACTGCTGCCTG GTGAATGTGAGTCAGCGGCACACCTGCAGAACAACTCAGTGGCTTTGTCAACACTCCAGAGCTTTTTCCTCGATACCTCCACCGCCCAGATCAAGAGATAAGCCCAAGAAGTCTGGG CCTGTGACATGGAAATCTTTAGCAATAACGTTTGCTGTTGGAGGCTCTTTGCTTGGActgatgaaatatttaaagaaagaaaaggaagaac TGATTGAAAAAGAGCGGACCAAATCAATCGGCAGAGCAGCGCTGGGGGGTCCGTTTTCGCTCATCGATCACAACAACAAACCCTCCAAGAGCGAGGACTTCCTGGGCCAGTGGGTCCTCATCTATTTTGGGTTCACTCACTGCCCGGACATCTGCCCCGATGAGTTGGAGAAGATGATTGAAGTGGTGGATGAAATAG ACGGAATAAAGTCTCTTCCAGACCTGACGCCGATCCTCATCACCATCGACCCTGAGAGGGACACAGCAGAGGCCATGGCTGCATATGTGAAAG agtTTTCACCGAAGCTGATTGGCCTGACAGGAACAACGGCTCAGATTGAGCAGGTGTCCCGATCCTACAGAGTTTATTACAGTCAGGGACCAAAGGACGAGGACAACGACTACATT GTCGATCACACCATCATCATGTACCTCGTGGGACCCGACGGAGAATTTTTGGAGTATTttggacagaacaaaaaaagtgCAGAGATCACCAACTCAATAGCAGCACACATGAGAAGGTACAAGGCGGCAAAGAAAGCAGATGGCAGTTAA